A DNA window from Ralstonia solanacearum K60 contains the following coding sequences:
- a CDS encoding M81 family metallopeptidase, which yields MKILVAGFQHETNTFAPSRATYDAFVRGEGWPAMKRGAGVLSLRHANVPIAGFLAAMEVAGHEPVPVLWAAANPSGPVTADAFERIAGEIVAASRLHDPDAIYLDLHGAMVTEHCDDGEGELLSRLRAATREGVPIVASLDLHANVTARMLACADGLVAYRTYPHVDMAATGLRAAQLLKDLLATQSPVARTSRRLPFLIPINGMCTTMEPARGFYARLGEAERRGILSLSFAPGFPAADFPECGPTVWGYGADAAELDRAVDALYRDLLDSEPRWGTTFLSPDEAVLTAIRMAAAAPKPVVIADTQDNPGAGGASNTTGLLAALVRHNAKRAAIGLIHDPQAARAAHTAGPGATIRLAIGSGSGAPFEGTFVVESLSDGRCVFDGPMMHGVRLELGPSASLRIGDVHVAVSTGRAQMMDRNQYRMVGIEPEHMRILVNKSSVHFRADFEPIAQAVLVAKAPGIALADPGELPWTRLAPGMRVRPAAGSDRPGQ from the coding sequence ATGAAGATCCTGGTGGCCGGCTTCCAGCACGAAACCAACACGTTCGCGCCATCGCGGGCCACCTACGACGCGTTCGTCAGGGGCGAGGGCTGGCCGGCGATGAAGCGGGGCGCGGGGGTCCTGTCGCTGCGCCACGCCAATGTGCCGATCGCAGGCTTCCTGGCCGCCATGGAAGTGGCCGGGCACGAGCCGGTGCCGGTGCTGTGGGCGGCGGCCAATCCGTCCGGCCCGGTCACGGCGGACGCATTCGAGCGGATCGCGGGCGAGATCGTCGCCGCGAGCCGCCTGCACGATCCCGATGCCATCTACCTCGACCTGCACGGCGCCATGGTGACCGAGCATTGCGACGACGGCGAAGGCGAACTGCTGTCCCGACTGCGCGCCGCCACGCGCGAGGGCGTGCCGATCGTGGCATCGCTCGACCTGCACGCGAACGTGACCGCCCGCATGCTGGCATGCGCAGACGGGCTGGTCGCCTACCGGACCTACCCGCACGTCGACATGGCCGCAACCGGCCTGCGCGCCGCGCAACTGCTGAAGGATCTCCTGGCCACGCAATCGCCGGTGGCCAGGACATCGCGCCGCCTGCCGTTCCTCATCCCGATCAACGGCATGTGCACCACCATGGAGCCCGCGCGCGGCTTCTACGCGCGCCTGGGCGAGGCGGAGCGCCGCGGCATCCTGTCGCTCTCGTTCGCGCCGGGGTTTCCCGCCGCGGACTTCCCCGAGTGCGGACCGACGGTCTGGGGCTACGGCGCGGACGCCGCCGAGCTGGACCGCGCTGTCGATGCGCTGTACCGGGATCTGCTCGACAGCGAGCCGCGCTGGGGCACAACGTTCCTCTCCCCCGACGAAGCCGTGCTGACCGCCATCCGGATGGCGGCGGCCGCCCCGAAGCCCGTCGTGATTGCCGATACGCAAGACAACCCGGGCGCCGGCGGCGCCTCCAACACCACCGGCCTGCTCGCCGCTCTGGTGCGGCACAACGCAAAGCGGGCCGCGATCGGGCTGATCCACGATCCGCAGGCCGCGCGGGCAGCGCATACGGCCGGGCCCGGAGCAACGATTCGCCTCGCGATCGGCAGCGGCTCGGGCGCCCCCTTCGAAGGGACGTTCGTCGTGGAAAGCCTGTCGGATGGGCGATGCGTCTTCGACGGCCCGATGATGCATGGCGTGCGGCTCGAGCTCGGGCCATCCGCGAGCCTGAGAATCGGCGACGTGCACGTTGCGGTCTCCACCGGACGCGCCCAGATGATGGACCGCAACCAGTACCGCATGGTCGGCATCGAGCCGGAGCACATGCGGATCCTGGTGAACAAGTCATCGGTGCACTTCCGTGCCGACTTCGAGCCGATCGCGCAGGCGGTGCTGGTGGCCAAGGCACCGGGCATCGCGCTCGCGGACCCCGGTGAACTGCCGTGGACCCGGCTGGCGCCGGGCATGCGGGTCAGGCCGGCGGCAGGGTCCGACCGGCCCGGTCAATAG
- a CDS encoding LysR family transcriptional regulator: protein MHQLQPELTERHLRSLRIFCAVAQANGFAAAEKQLNMSKASISRHIREVEDHLGVRLCDRGPSGFELTEAGRVALDLARDALKSLERIGPEIDAVRGVLSGTLTIGMSEQIMQHADFHLSEALAALREEAPGVRVELAVMAFADLTLALRERRVQIAVRGMYKHDSGFNYLCLFNERQRVYTARDNLNRSRRLPLVYRQQPFVHDALSVHGFSRGPEATGLEAVAMFVATGHYVGLLPEHYADTVSHRYALVPLPGSPVYDNKMCAITETARPASRSLDLFLSILTRLHTGARAARLDAQAR from the coding sequence GTGCATCAGCTCCAGCCCGAACTCACCGAGCGGCATCTGCGCTCCCTTCGGATTTTTTGTGCCGTGGCGCAGGCCAATGGGTTCGCTGCAGCGGAGAAGCAGCTCAACATGTCCAAGGCCTCCATCAGCCGGCATATCCGCGAGGTCGAGGATCATTTGGGCGTGCGCTTGTGCGATCGGGGCCCGTCCGGGTTTGAGTTGACCGAAGCGGGCCGTGTTGCGTTGGACCTGGCCCGCGATGCCCTGAAATCGCTGGAGCGCATCGGGCCGGAAATCGATGCCGTGCGCGGCGTGCTGTCGGGGACGCTGACCATCGGCATGTCCGAGCAGATCATGCAGCACGCCGATTTCCATTTGTCCGAGGCGCTGGCCGCGCTGCGCGAGGAGGCCCCGGGCGTCCGGGTCGAATTGGCGGTCATGGCCTTCGCCGACCTGACGCTGGCGCTGCGCGAAAGGCGGGTGCAGATCGCGGTACGGGGCATGTACAAGCATGACAGCGGTTTCAATTACCTGTGCCTGTTCAACGAGCGGCAGCGGGTCTACACCGCGCGCGATAACCTCAACCGGTCCCGTCGGCTGCCGCTGGTGTACCGCCAGCAGCCGTTCGTGCACGATGCACTGAGCGTGCACGGCTTCAGCCGCGGGCCCGAGGCGACCGGGCTGGAGGCCGTTGCGATGTTCGTGGCCACGGGGCACTACGTCGGCCTGCTGCCCGAGCACTATGCCGATACGGTGTCGCATCGGTATGCGCTGGTGCCGCTGCCCGGCAGTCCGGTGTACGACAACAAGATGTGCGCCATCACCGAGACCGCGCGTCCGGCCAGTCGCAGCCTGGATCTCTTCCTGAGCATCCTGACCCGTTTGCATACCGGCGCGCGAGCCGCCAGGCTGGACGCGCAGGCTCGCTGA
- a CDS encoding transporter substrate-binding domain-containing protein: MQHYSRRNFLRLALGTSAAFALPATAFAEGGSIADIKKRGKLVVGTEAAYEPFEFVENGQVVGFGRDILVLMADKLGVELEQMNLPFQGLLPGLLSHKFDFVATSVSITPERAKRFAFSQPVGVVRPVLMARVDDTSITRDLDLAGKVLGTQMGSSSQPAAEQFEKTLKEQRGKGYADTKLFQAYPDVAIALSNKTVDVAFIPSNIAAIQMRKQPGAFKIVGEVGQPRLLAWVANPQDLEIRKFINDTLDELRASGKLTALEKKWFGAPMEIPRANYLPEGAI, from the coding sequence ATGCAGCACTACTCCCGTAGGAATTTTCTCAGGCTTGCACTCGGCACCAGCGCCGCGTTTGCCCTGCCGGCCACCGCGTTCGCGGAAGGCGGCTCAATTGCCGATATCAAGAAGCGGGGCAAACTGGTCGTGGGAACGGAAGCCGCCTACGAGCCATTCGAATTCGTGGAAAACGGCCAGGTGGTCGGCTTCGGCCGCGACATTCTGGTGCTCATGGCGGACAAGCTCGGGGTCGAGCTGGAACAGATGAATCTGCCGTTCCAGGGGCTGCTGCCGGGCCTGCTGTCGCACAAGTTCGACTTCGTGGCCACCAGCGTGAGCATTACGCCGGAGCGGGCCAAGCGCTTCGCATTCAGCCAGCCGGTCGGGGTGGTGCGCCCGGTACTGATGGCGCGCGTGGACGATACATCGATCACGCGCGATCTGGACCTCGCCGGCAAGGTGCTCGGCACGCAGATGGGCTCATCCTCGCAGCCGGCCGCCGAGCAGTTCGAGAAGACCCTCAAGGAGCAGCGCGGCAAAGGCTATGCCGACACCAAGCTGTTCCAGGCCTACCCGGACGTGGCCATCGCGCTGAGCAACAAGACGGTCGATGTCGCCTTCATCCCGTCGAATATCGCAGCCATCCAGATGCGCAAGCAGCCCGGCGCCTTCAAGATCGTCGGCGAAGTCGGCCAGCCGAGGCTGCTGGCGTGGGTCGCCAATCCGCAGGACCTGGAAATCCGCAAGTTCATCAACGACACGCTGGACGAGCTGCGCGCCAGCGGCAAGCTGACTGCGCTGGAGAAGAAGTGGTTCGGTGCGCCGATGGAAATCCCGCGCGCCAACTACCTTCCCGAAGGCGCCATCTAG
- a CDS encoding amino acid ABC transporter permease: MGGSMLAWLNQGGALTLFLEGALAGAAVAIGASVCAFALGLVLSVVLLWARLSRYRLLHGMVMAWVSAIRGTPALIHLLLAYYAVPPLLGLSISPLTAGIGALACNTSAYLVEILRGALSSVPDAQRAAAQALGMREPQVWRHVLLPQVFYRAIPPLTSEFTILLKASSLLSIIAVPELATVARNASLQSDLPLQVFAMTAAVYFVILSCVSAAARVCERRVSWMLPHAV; encoded by the coding sequence ATGGGCGGTTCCATGTTGGCATGGTTGAACCAGGGCGGCGCGCTGACGCTGTTTCTCGAAGGGGCGCTGGCGGGCGCCGCCGTCGCCATCGGCGCATCGGTTTGCGCGTTTGCCCTGGGCCTGGTGCTGAGCGTCGTGCTGCTGTGGGCGCGTTTGTCCCGCTATCGGCTCTTGCACGGCATGGTCATGGCGTGGGTGAGCGCGATCCGCGGCACGCCCGCGCTGATCCACCTGCTGCTGGCCTACTATGCCGTGCCGCCGCTACTGGGCCTGTCCATTTCGCCGCTGACGGCGGGCATCGGGGCGCTCGCGTGCAATACGAGCGCCTATCTCGTGGAAATCCTGCGCGGTGCCCTGAGCAGCGTTCCGGATGCACAGCGCGCAGCCGCCCAGGCCCTGGGCATGCGCGAGCCGCAGGTCTGGCGCCACGTGCTGCTGCCGCAGGTGTTCTACCGGGCGATCCCGCCATTGACCAGCGAATTCACCATCCTGTTGAAGGCCTCGTCGCTGCTGTCGATCATCGCGGTGCCGGAACTGGCGACCGTGGCGCGCAATGCGTCGCTGCAAAGCGACTTGCCGCTGCAGGTCTTTGCCATGACCGCCGCGGTGTACTTCGTGATCCTGTCCTGTGTTTCGGCCGCCGCCAGGGTCTGCGAGCGCCGTGTTTCGTGGATGCTGCCCCATGCCGTTTGA
- a CDS encoding amino acid ABC transporter permease, translated as MPFDFTVVAEAVPVLLRGLEVTAIVSAIGIPLGALAGTLAAYAAQSRSRVLAGLARGYVAMVRNVPYLILVYLSFFGLPKLGVPASAMAVAIGCTALYTGGYFCEILRAALQSVPRGQSGAALSLGMSRWQVQRYIVAPQLLGFLIPPTTSLVIMMFKDSAIFSVMSLPEMTYQSNLLTANTFAYTEILAATAAIYWASSVLLAAAGRSLEHLARRRWLSPQT; from the coding sequence ATGCCGTTTGATTTCACCGTCGTCGCAGAGGCTGTTCCCGTGCTGCTCCGCGGCCTGGAGGTCACGGCCATCGTCAGCGCCATCGGGATTCCGCTGGGCGCGCTCGCCGGCACGCTCGCGGCTTATGCCGCGCAGTCCCGCTCGCGGGTACTGGCCGGCCTTGCGCGAGGCTATGTGGCGATGGTCAGGAACGTACCGTACCTGATCCTGGTCTATCTGTCGTTCTTCGGGCTGCCCAAGCTGGGCGTGCCGGCTTCGGCGATGGCGGTCGCGATCGGCTGCACGGCGCTGTACACGGGCGGTTACTTTTGCGAAATCCTGCGTGCAGCGTTGCAGAGCGTGCCGCGTGGCCAGTCCGGCGCCGCGCTGTCGCTGGGCATGTCGCGCTGGCAGGTGCAGCGGTACATCGTCGCGCCGCAGTTGCTCGGTTTCCTGATCCCGCCGACAACCAGCCTGGTGATCATGATGTTCAAGGATTCGGCGATCTTCTCCGTGATGAGCCTGCCGGAGATGACCTACCAGAGCAATCTGCTGACGGCCAACACCTTTGCCTACACGGAAATCCTGGCGGCCACCGCCGCGATCTACTGGGCGTCCAGCGTGCTGCTGGCCGCGGCGGGCCGCTCGCTGGAGCACCTTGCGCGCCGCCGCTGGCTGTCGCCCCAAACCTGA
- a CDS encoding agmatinase produces the protein MSLYTTAPRTGHQTLLYAKLDTDLDNLQADIAVLGMPFGTPYSAADFSNDQTNAPAAIRQATDRVARAPGHYDFDIDGPLLQGRDDIRFVDCGDIVPDLAQPPGEHCARAEAAIRRIAGAGALPIVLGGDHGITTPILRGLDRQGPITLVHIDAHLDWRDSVNGVKEGLSSPMRRASEMPHVARIVQIGLRAQGSGRPEDLAAARAYGADLITAYELHDIGMDAVLARIPDGGNYYITIDADGLDPSTMPAVAGPAPGGLTFAQTRKLIHGLVRKGRVVGMDIVEIQPKKDINQISCITAGRLILNLIGATIRAGYFD, from the coding sequence ATGAGCCTTTATACGACTGCGCCCCGCACCGGTCACCAGACGCTGCTGTATGCGAAGCTGGACACCGACCTGGACAACCTGCAGGCCGACATCGCTGTCCTGGGCATGCCCTTCGGCACGCCCTATTCCGCGGCGGATTTCAGCAACGACCAGACCAACGCGCCCGCCGCGATCCGGCAGGCCACCGACCGCGTCGCGCGTGCGCCCGGCCACTACGATTTCGATATCGACGGCCCGCTGCTGCAAGGCCGCGACGACATCCGCTTCGTTGATTGCGGCGACATCGTTCCCGACCTGGCGCAGCCGCCGGGCGAGCACTGCGCCCGCGCCGAAGCGGCGATCCGGCGCATCGCGGGCGCCGGCGCGCTGCCCATCGTCCTGGGTGGCGACCATGGCATCACCACGCCGATCCTGCGCGGCCTCGACCGGCAGGGGCCGATCACGCTGGTGCATATCGACGCGCACCTGGACTGGCGGGATTCGGTCAACGGCGTGAAGGAGGGCCTGTCGAGCCCCATGCGCCGCGCCTCGGAGATGCCGCACGTCGCGCGCATCGTGCAGATCGGTCTGCGCGCGCAGGGCAGTGGCCGTCCTGAAGACCTGGCTGCCGCGCGTGCCTACGGCGCCGACCTGATCACCGCCTACGAACTGCATGACATCGGCATGGATGCGGTGCTGGCACGCATTCCCGATGGCGGCAATTACTACATCACCATCGATGCGGATGGGCTGGACCCCTCGACCATGCCGGCAGTCGCGGGCCCCGCGCCCGGCGGCCTGACGTTTGCGCAGACGCGCAAGCTGATTCACGGCCTGGTGCGCAAGGGCCGCGTGGTCGGCATGGATATCGTGGAAATCCAGCCGAAGAAGGACATCAACCAGATCTCGTGCATCACGGCCGGCCGCCTGATCCTGAACCTGATCGGCGCCACCATCCGCGCGGGCTATTTCGACTGA
- a CDS encoding helix-turn-helix transcriptional regulator: MLTRALEQCLTAAEQVHDIATFKTWTRESVRPILNHRHLACGHGRTTSSGVAMDYVVTVDYPNEHLLAIRNAAGGIDTPIMRRWLSTRRPVYFDAASPWEGTDPVWLEKFVKHDLRNCAADAVFDEANCVGTYFSFHALPTIEEGCLDATLRDLTPALHGALLRAVASVERDLQQASQALATLTEREREVALLIGQGRSNAEIAQVVCKSESTVKHYLSSIMDKTGCENRVCVAMLISRLLAAPLGIGTKVL; encoded by the coding sequence ATGCTGACTCGTGCTCTTGAGCAGTGCCTGACCGCCGCCGAGCAGGTCCACGACATTGCAACGTTCAAAACGTGGACGCGCGAATCCGTCCGCCCCATCCTCAACCATCGGCATCTGGCGTGCGGCCACGGCCGGACCACGTCGTCGGGCGTGGCGATGGACTACGTGGTGACGGTCGACTATCCGAACGAGCACCTGCTCGCGATCCGGAACGCGGCCGGCGGCATCGACACGCCGATCATGCGCCGCTGGCTGAGCACGCGCCGGCCGGTGTACTTCGATGCAGCCTCACCGTGGGAGGGCACCGATCCCGTCTGGCTCGAAAAATTTGTGAAACACGACTTGCGCAACTGTGCAGCCGACGCGGTATTCGATGAGGCCAATTGCGTCGGCACGTATTTCAGTTTTCACGCGCTGCCCACGATCGAGGAAGGATGCCTGGATGCCACGCTGCGCGACCTGACGCCGGCCCTGCACGGCGCGCTGCTGCGCGCGGTCGCCAGCGTCGAGCGCGATCTGCAGCAGGCCTCGCAGGCGCTTGCCACGCTGACCGAGCGGGAGCGTGAGGTCGCTCTGCTGATCGGCCAGGGACGGAGCAATGCGGAAATCGCCCAGGTCGTTTGCAAATCGGAAAGTACGGTGAAGCACTACCTGAGCAGCATCATGGACAAGACCGGATGTGAAAACCGGGTCTGTGTCGCCATGCTGATATCGCGGCTGCTGGCGGCCCCATTAGGAATCGGCACTAAAGTGCTCTAG
- a CDS encoding temperature dependent virulence factor catalase KatE, producing MSFPSRSMRVSLLALAALTAFHAGAVTLTRDNGAPVGDNQNSQTAGPNGPVLLQDVQLIQKLQRFDRERIPERVVHARGTGAHGVFIASKDISDLTRAKVFTPGEETPVFVRFSSVIHSGHSPETLRDPRGFATKFYTREGNWDLVGNNLPVFFIRDAIKFPDMVHSLKPSPDTNLQDPNRYFDFFSHQPESTNMLTRVYTDYGTPASYREMDGNSVHAYKFVNAKGEVHYVKFHWKSLQGQKGLSAKEVEAIQGKDFNHMTRDLIANIDKGNYPKWDLYIQVLKPEQLAKFDFDPLDATKVWPDVPEVKVGTMTLNKNPENVFQETEQAALAPSNLVPGIEPSEDRLLQGRIFSYADTQLYRVGTNGLQLPVNRPRTSAVNYNQDGDSNAGSRKGSVNYQPSAHADLSDAATVKYSQMPVSGTTQQQRIARTQNFKQAGDYYRSLTAKEQANLVSNLAGDLGQVKDDGVKYTMLSYFQKADAGYGRALAQAVKADPARVEALAAKLQD from the coding sequence ATGTCTTTCCCCTCCCGTTCCATGCGTGTATCCCTGCTGGCGCTGGCCGCACTGACCGCCTTCCACGCCGGGGCGGTCACGCTGACGCGCGACAACGGCGCGCCGGTCGGCGACAACCAGAATTCCCAGACGGCCGGCCCCAACGGCCCCGTCCTGCTGCAAGACGTGCAACTGATCCAGAAGCTGCAGCGCTTTGACCGCGAACGCATTCCCGAGCGCGTCGTCCATGCGCGCGGCACCGGCGCGCACGGTGTGTTCATCGCGTCCAAGGACATCTCCGACCTGACCCGCGCCAAGGTCTTCACGCCCGGCGAAGAAACGCCGGTGTTCGTGCGCTTCTCGAGCGTGATCCACAGCGGCCATTCGCCGGAGACGCTGCGCGATCCGCGCGGCTTCGCCACCAAGTTCTACACCCGCGAAGGCAACTGGGACCTGGTCGGCAACAACCTGCCGGTGTTCTTCATCCGCGACGCGATCAAGTTCCCGGACATGGTCCACTCGCTCAAGCCGTCGCCCGACACCAACCTGCAGGACCCGAACCGCTACTTCGATTTCTTCTCGCACCAGCCCGAGTCCACGAACATGCTGACGCGCGTGTACACCGACTACGGCACGCCCGCCAGCTACCGCGAGATGGACGGCAACAGCGTGCACGCCTATAAGTTCGTCAACGCGAAGGGCGAAGTGCACTACGTCAAGTTCCACTGGAAGAGCCTGCAGGGCCAGAAGGGCCTGAGCGCCAAGGAAGTCGAGGCCATCCAGGGCAAGGACTTCAACCACATGACGCGCGACCTGATCGCCAACATCGACAAGGGCAACTATCCGAAGTGGGACCTGTACATCCAGGTCCTGAAGCCGGAGCAGCTCGCCAAGTTCGACTTCGATCCGCTGGATGCCACCAAGGTCTGGCCGGATGTGCCGGAAGTGAAGGTCGGCACGATGACGCTGAACAAAAACCCCGAGAACGTCTTCCAGGAAACCGAACAGGCCGCGCTGGCCCCGTCCAACCTGGTGCCGGGCATCGAGCCCTCGGAAGACCGCCTGCTGCAGGGCCGCATCTTCTCGTACGCCGACACGCAGCTCTATCGTGTGGGCACCAACGGTCTGCAACTGCCGGTGAACCGTCCGCGCACGAGTGCCGTCAACTACAACCAGGACGGTGATTCGAATGCCGGCTCGCGCAAGGGCAGCGTCAACTACCAGCCCAGCGCCCACGCCGACCTGAGCGACGCGGCAACGGTCAAGTACAGCCAGATGCCGGTCTCGGGCACCACGCAGCAGCAGCGCATTGCCCGCACGCAGAACTTCAAGCAGGCCGGCGACTATTACCGTTCGCTGACGGCCAAGGAGCAGGCCAACCTGGTCAGCAACCTGGCCGGCGATCTGGGGCAGGTGAAGGATGACGGCGTGAAGTACACGATGCTGTCGTACTTCCAGAAGGCGGATGCCGGCTACGGCCGCGCGCTTGCCCAGGCCGTCAAGGCCGATCCGGCTCGCGTGGAAGCGCTGGCCGCGAAACTGCAGGACTGA
- a CDS encoding cystathionine gamma-synthase family protein — protein MARFRAFFPPAIMTGLTTALLHADREAGIEHYAVHKPLHTSTTYGYADTRDLIDVFQGKPGYTYARQGNPTTAALEAKITMMEAGLATACFATGMAAIAAVFSTLLRAGDHVVSSAFLFGNTNSVFETLRNLGVEVTFVDATSAQAVADAVRPNTRLVFVETIANPRTQVADLKGIGALCKERGLLYVIDSTMTSPWLFRGRDAQAGLVVHSLSKYIGGHGNALGGAVVDTGLFDWTAYPNIFPAYRKVKPEMQGIQQIRKKGLRDLGATLIADAAHRIAIGAETMALRVDRTCGNALALARTLVAHPKVARVYYPGLAEHPQHARATELFRHYGGLLSFELVDGADYVDMLNHLRYAVRATHLGDTRTLVIPVAPTIYWEMGAERRASMGIADSLVRVSVGIEDEADLLADFTQALDVTGVD, from the coding sequence ATGGCCCGCTTTCGTGCCTTCTTTCCGCCCGCCATCATGACTGGATTGACCACCGCCCTCCTGCACGCCGACCGCGAGGCCGGCATCGAGCATTACGCCGTCCACAAGCCGCTGCACACGTCCACCACCTACGGCTACGCGGATACGCGCGACCTGATCGACGTGTTCCAGGGCAAGCCCGGCTACACCTACGCCCGCCAGGGCAACCCCACCACGGCCGCGCTGGAAGCCAAGATCACCATGATGGAAGCCGGCCTGGCCACGGCCTGCTTCGCGACCGGCATGGCGGCGATCGCGGCGGTGTTCTCGACGCTGCTGCGCGCGGGCGACCACGTGGTCTCCAGCGCCTTCCTGTTCGGCAACACCAACAGCGTGTTCGAGACACTGCGCAACCTGGGCGTGGAAGTGACCTTTGTCGATGCGACCTCCGCGCAGGCCGTGGCCGACGCTGTCCGGCCCAACACGCGCCTGGTCTTCGTTGAGACCATCGCCAACCCGCGCACGCAGGTGGCCGACCTCAAGGGCATCGGCGCGCTCTGCAAGGAGCGCGGCCTGCTGTACGTGATCGACAGCACGATGACCTCGCCGTGGCTGTTCCGCGGCCGCGACGCGCAGGCCGGCCTGGTGGTGCACTCGCTGTCCAAGTACATCGGCGGGCACGGCAACGCGCTGGGCGGCGCGGTGGTCGACACCGGCCTGTTCGACTGGACGGCGTATCCGAACATCTTCCCGGCCTATCGCAAGGTCAAGCCCGAAATGCAGGGCATCCAGCAGATCCGCAAGAAGGGCCTGCGCGACCTGGGCGCCACGCTGATCGCCGATGCCGCGCACCGCATCGCCATCGGCGCCGAGACCATGGCGCTGCGCGTGGACCGCACCTGCGGCAACGCACTGGCGCTGGCTCGCACGCTGGTCGCGCATCCCAAGGTCGCCCGCGTGTACTACCCCGGCCTGGCCGAACATCCGCAGCACGCCCGCGCGACCGAACTGTTCCGCCACTACGGCGGCCTGCTGAGCTTCGAACTGGTGGACGGCGCCGATTACGTCGACATGCTCAACCACCTGCGCTATGCCGTGCGCGCCACGCACCTGGGCGATACGCGCACCCTGGTCATTCCCGTCGCCCCGACCATCTATTGGGAGATGGGCGCCGAGCGCCGCGCCTCGATGGGTATCGCCGATTCGCTGGTGCGCGTTTCGGTCGGCATCGAAGACGAAGCGGACCTGCTGGCCGATTTCACCCAGGCGCTGGACGTGACCGGCGTCGATTGA